One segment of Tamlana crocina DNA contains the following:
- a CDS encoding membrane metalloprotease, translating to MLRTLKTSLIVLTLIGFLQGCTKDQNSENQENTINVNANKQATGSSSNDLLSSNTFTRMEIQLAYVKGFDPTQAAINNFVSFLEARTHKPDGISVEKIEIPSPGIDQLSINDIADIENTYRTKYNNGNTIAVWALFVDGESDKNDGNNVVLGSAYWNTSFVIYEETLREFSNSPVEPSRSVLETTVINHEFGHILGLTNLGAPLQSEHEDSEHPKHCDNNDCLMYWEAESGAAVGNMVNSGSAPQLGPECIADLQANGGK from the coding sequence ATGTTACGAACCTTAAAAACATCCCTTATAGTCCTGACCTTAATCGGTTTCCTTCAAGGCTGTACTAAAGACCAAAATTCCGAAAACCAAGAAAACACCATTAATGTTAATGCCAATAAACAAGCAACGGGAAGTTCATCAAACGATCTGTTATCGAGCAACACCTTTACCCGTATGGAAATTCAATTGGCCTACGTTAAAGGGTTCGATCCTACACAAGCAGCCATTAACAATTTTGTATCTTTTTTGGAAGCCAGAACCCACAAACCAGATGGCATTTCGGTTGAAAAAATAGAAATTCCTTCTCCGGGAATAGACCAACTAAGTATTAATGACATTGCCGATATTGAAAACACCTACCGCACCAAATACAACAATGGAAACACTATTGCTGTTTGGGCACTTTTTGTGGACGGTGAATCGGATAAAAACGACGGCAACAATGTGGTGCTCGGTTCTGCTTATTGGAATACATCTTTTGTTATTTACGAAGAAACTCTAAGAGAATTTAGTAATAGCCCCGTTGAACCCAGTCGAAGTGTATTGGAAACCACGGTTATTAACCATGAATTCGGACACATTTTAGGACTTACCAACTTGGGAGCTCCGCTACAAAGTGAGCATGAGGACAGCGAACACCCCAAACATTGCGACAACAATGATTGTTTAATGTATTGGGAAGCCGAATCTGGAGCTGCTGTTGGTAATATGGTCAATTCTGGATCGGCTCCACAATTAGGTCCCGAATGCATAGCTGATTTACAAGCCAACGGCGGAAAATAA
- a CDS encoding porin family protein, whose product MKTYFLSILSILTLSFSAMAQDGNSNTGNAGLKFGYNLAAVSFDGDTETGQRHGFHVGFYGESFLAEAVALQIEVLYSQQGYELEDGSGTFTQKLDYITMPLSLKIYPANTFYLEAGPQIGLAISHKEEFDSNFNLFDTSREFEPNNFDWGFNFGAGFKTESGVSLGVRYHLGMGDIYDQGSPQNRVWQFSLGFDF is encoded by the coding sequence ATGAAAACCTATTTTTTATCAATTTTATCGATTTTAACCCTTTCATTTAGTGCTATGGCACAAGACGGCAACAGCAATACAGGAAACGCCGGATTAAAATTTGGTTACAACTTGGCCGCCGTAAGTTTTGATGGCGACACCGAAACAGGTCAGCGACATGGATTCCATGTGGGCTTCTATGGTGAATCGTTCCTTGCCGAAGCCGTTGCGTTGCAAATAGAGGTTTTATACTCACAACAAGGTTACGAATTAGAAGATGGCAGCGGTACCTTCACACAGAAGTTAGATTACATTACCATGCCACTATCTTTAAAAATCTATCCTGCCAACACCTTTTATTTGGAGGCTGGACCACAAATTGGCTTGGCGATTTCCCACAAAGAAGAGTTTGATAGTAATTTTAACCTATTCGACACCTCTCGTGAGTTTGAGCCCAACAATTTCGATTGGGGATTCAATTTCGGTGCCGGTTTTAAAACCGAATCTGGTGTATCTTTGGGTGTGCGTTACCACCTGGGTATGGGCGACATTTACGACCAAGGCAGCCCGCAAAACAGAGTATGGCAGTTCTCGTTAGGATTCGATTTTTAA
- the gyrB gene encoding DNA topoisomerase (ATP-hydrolyzing) subunit B: MSEANEDLNKQGYSADSIQALEGMEHVRMRPSMYIGDVGVRGLHHLVYEVVDNSIDEALAGHCNNITVTINEDNSITTEDDGRGIPVDLHKKEGVSALEVVMTKIGAGGKFDKDSYKVSGGLHGVGVSCVNALSEHLKATVYRNGQIWEQEYERGKALYPVKAIGETDKRGTIVTFKPDGTIFQQTLEYSYDTLASRLRELAFLNKGITVHLIDRRSKKEDGSFEGETFNSEEGLTEFVKYLDATREPLMQDVIAFEGEKNGIPVEVAMVYNTSYAENLHSYVNNINTHEGGTHLSGFRRGLTHTLKKYADESGMLDKLKFDISGDDFREGLTAIVSVKVAEPQFEGQTKTKLGNREVSASVSQAVSEMLTDYLEEHPDDAKTIVQKVILAAQARHAAQKAREMVQRKTAMSIGGLPGKLSDCSEQDPTKCEVFLVEGDSAGGTAKQGRDRNFQAILPLRGKILNVEKAMQHKVFENEEIKNIFTALGVTIGTEEDSKALNLSKLRYHKIVIMCDADIDGSHIATLILTFFFRYMKELIENGHVYIATPPLYLVKKGSKKAYAWNDKERDALVEEYGGTANIQRYKGLGEMNAEQLWDTTMNPEFRTLRLVQIDNGTEADRIFSMLMGDEVPPRRDFIEKNAVYANIDA, translated from the coding sequence ATGAGCGAAGCAAACGAAGATTTGAACAAGCAGGGCTATTCGGCAGATAGTATCCAGGCCCTCGAAGGGATGGAGCACGTACGTATGCGTCCGTCTATGTACATTGGAGATGTTGGGGTGCGCGGATTGCACCATTTGGTTTACGAGGTGGTTGATAACTCCATTGATGAGGCGCTAGCCGGGCACTGTAACAATATAACCGTTACTATTAACGAAGATAACTCGATTACTACTGAAGATGATGGTCGTGGTATCCCAGTAGATTTGCATAAAAAAGAAGGCGTTTCGGCACTTGAGGTGGTAATGACCAAAATTGGTGCTGGAGGTAAATTCGATAAAGATTCCTATAAGGTTTCCGGTGGTCTGCACGGTGTTGGTGTAAGTTGTGTTAACGCTTTGTCAGAACATTTAAAAGCTACGGTTTATCGTAACGGACAAATTTGGGAGCAGGAATACGAGCGCGGAAAAGCCTTGTATCCCGTAAAAGCTATTGGAGAAACCGATAAAAGAGGAACTATTGTAACTTTTAAGCCAGATGGGACTATTTTTCAACAAACTTTGGAATATAGCTACGACACCTTGGCTAGCCGTTTGCGTGAATTGGCCTTTTTGAATAAAGGAATCACGGTTCATTTAATAGACCGAAGAAGTAAAAAGGAAGATGGTTCTTTTGAAGGGGAAACGTTCAACTCAGAGGAGGGATTGACCGAATTTGTGAAATATTTGGACGCCACTCGCGAACCTTTAATGCAAGACGTGATTGCTTTTGAAGGCGAAAAAAATGGTATTCCCGTTGAAGTGGCGATGGTTTACAATACTTCGTATGCTGAAAACTTACATTCGTACGTAAACAATATCAATACCCACGAAGGGGGAACACATTTATCGGGTTTCCGTCGTGGATTGACGCACACGCTTAAAAAATATGCCGATGAATCGGGCATGTTGGATAAGCTGAAATTTGATATTTCGGGTGATGATTTCCGTGAAGGGTTAACGGCTATTGTTTCCGTAAAAGTGGCTGAACCACAGTTTGAGGGACAAACCAAAACGAAATTGGGTAACCGAGAAGTTTCGGCTTCTGTGAGCCAGGCGGTTTCAGAAATGTTGACCGATTATTTGGAAGAGCACCCAGACGATGCCAAAACCATTGTGCAAAAAGTGATTTTGGCGGCTCAAGCACGCCATGCGGCACAAAAGGCTCGCGAAATGGTACAACGTAAAACAGCCATGAGTATAGGGGGGTTGCCAGGGAAATTATCCGATTGCTCAGAACAAGACCCAACAAAATGCGAAGTATTTTTGGTAGAGGGTGATTCGGCAGGTGGAACGGCAAAACAAGGCCGTGATAGAAACTTTCAGGCTATTCTTCCGTTAAGAGGTAAAATTCTAAACGTTGAAAAGGCCATGCAGCACAAGGTTTTTGAAAACGAAGAGATTAAAAATATTTTTACCGCACTTGGGGTAACCATAGGTACGGAAGAAGACAGCAAAGCTTTGAATCTTTCAAAATTGCGTTACCACAAAATCGTGATTATGTGTGATGCCGATATTGACGGTAGCCACATTGCGACGTTAATTTTAACGTTCTTCTTTAGATATATGAAGGAACTGATTGAAAACGGACACGTTTATATTGCAACTCCGCCATTGTATTTGGTTAAGAAAGGTAGTAAAAAGGCCTACGCTTGGAATGACAAAGAACGTGATGCGTTGGTTGAAGAGTACGGAGGAACGGCCAACATCCAACGATACAAAGGTTTGGGTGAGATGAACGCCGAGCAGCTTTGGGATACAACTATGAACCCAGAGTTTAGAACCCTGCGTTTGGTGCAAATTGATAACGGTACCGAAGCCGATAGAATTTTCTCTATGTTAATGGGTGATGAAGTGCCACCACGTAGAGATTTTATTGAGAAAAATGCCGTTTACGCCAATATTGACGCGTAA
- a CDS encoding porin, whose product MTPERSVLNLYISIFALIISTVASGQTEPFKPTLKWNITSQFWMRYSDLNEGSIIHGEPTSQFFDISIRRLRIPVSSQISPKVFVYAIFGGNNYNFKGNDFPIEILDLYAEYSFGKFLEVGIGKSGWQGLNRWNIRSSSTLMGLDSPLFTLNSVQINDDVGRLFGFWLKGQAGKFDYRMAFNRPFYVKTIPNGAVNFANNKPRVKTSAYVKYQFFEHESNKSAYQIGTYMQNKKVFNIGAGFQYQPEAMSDGDTNLPETNIYDITHFAADSFINLPLKNGNAITAYLGYYDYNFGKDYIRNVGANNPTTGGGTDFNGSGVAFPMIGTGTSWYGQFGYAFKPTNIFNHMAVIQPNIAVQHSDWNLLNNNMTVFDFTVNFFVNGSHKDKISLGYQHRPIFNATTLQQKNYKGMAVLQYQISFK is encoded by the coding sequence ATGACACCTGAAAGAAGCGTTTTAAACCTGTATATTTCTATTTTTGCACTGATTATTTCTACAGTCGCCAGCGGCCAGACAGAACCATTTAAGCCCACTCTAAAATGGAATATCACCTCTCAATTTTGGATGAGGTATTCCGATTTAAACGAGGGTTCGATTATTCACGGCGAGCCAACCTCGCAGTTTTTCGATATTTCTATTCGCCGATTGCGCATTCCGGTTTCATCGCAAATCTCTCCTAAGGTTTTTGTTTATGCGATTTTTGGCGGCAACAATTATAATTTTAAAGGAAATGATTTCCCTATTGAGATTTTAGATCTGTACGCCGAATATTCCTTTGGCAAATTCTTAGAAGTCGGCATTGGAAAATCCGGGTGGCAAGGCTTGAACCGTTGGAACATCCGTTCCAGCAGCACACTCATGGGGCTAGACTCTCCCTTATTCACACTTAACTCCGTTCAAATTAACGACGATGTTGGCCGTTTGTTCGGCTTTTGGCTTAAAGGCCAAGCCGGAAAGTTCGATTACAGAATGGCGTTTAACCGGCCGTTTTATGTGAAAACTATTCCCAACGGCGCCGTAAACTTTGCCAATAACAAACCACGGGTAAAAACTTCAGCCTATGTGAAATATCAATTTTTTGAACACGAATCGAATAAATCGGCTTACCAAATTGGCACCTATATGCAAAACAAAAAAGTATTCAATATTGGAGCTGGATTTCAATATCAGCCGGAAGCCATGAGCGATGGTGACACCAATCTACCGGAAACAAACATTTACGACATCACTCATTTTGCTGCTGACTCCTTCATAAATCTTCCTCTAAAAAATGGTAATGCCATTACAGCTTATTTAGGCTATTACGACTACAATTTTGGAAAAGATTACATTAGGAACGTTGGCGCCAACAACCCTACAACAGGCGGTGGCACCGACTTTAACGGTTCGGGCGTGGCCTTCCCGATGATTGGCACCGGCACATCATGGTACGGGCAGTTTGGTTATGCTTTTAAACCTACAAACATTTTTAACCACATGGCCGTTATCCAACCGAATATCGCCGTACAGCATTCCGATTGGAACCTCCTAAACAACAACATGACCGTTTTCGACTTTACCGTTAACTTTTTTGTGAACGGCTCGCATAAAGATAAAATTAGTTTGGGCTACCAACACCGTCCTATTTTTAATGCCACAACACTGCAACAGAAAAACTACAAAGGCATGGCCGTTTTGCAGTATCAAATTTCGTTTAAATAA
- a CDS encoding amidase family protein — MDSQIRSIHQQLVNKEITCTALVQEKLDLLAKNSHNTVNSLLIDTALKLAKKVDDKIANGENIGLLEGIPFGIKDVYMVQGTVTTASSKLLKDYKSAYTATAIQKLLDAGAIPLVKENCDSFGHGSSSENTIFGAVKNAKNPDLVGGGSSGGSAVNVALDYTVFSIGGDTGGSIRQPAGYNHVYGLKPTYGRISRYGLMAYASSTDCVGPIAKSVEDIRIVLNVMSGKDAKDQTTYASAEISEDSLTSSENIKTVGYFKNFIESEAIDDKVKTDFLAAIEKIKAKGIEVKALDFFESNTLVSTYYTLAMAETASNLSRLDGTNYGNRIEAENLKETYAVTRSENFSEETKRRIVGGNQVLSQGFSDEIYLKGLALRDAISNNFEADFKAVDVIISPVTPSTPPKIGDSLKDPLAMYLSDAYTVGFSLGQLPTLTIPQGTETGLQITAAKNNDELVLKFANFLKDTI, encoded by the coding sequence ATGGACTCTCAAATACGCAGCATACACCAACAATTGGTGAACAAAGAAATTACTTGCACCGCTTTGGTTCAGGAAAAATTGGATTTACTGGCCAAGAACAGCCATAACACCGTGAACAGCCTATTAATCGATACCGCATTAAAATTGGCTAAAAAAGTGGACGATAAAATTGCTAATGGTGAAAATATCGGTCTTTTAGAAGGTATTCCCTTTGGCATAAAGGACGTTTACATGGTGCAGGGTACAGTAACCACGGCCAGTTCTAAACTGCTTAAAGATTATAAATCGGCATACACAGCAACGGCCATCCAAAAATTATTGGATGCCGGTGCTATTCCTTTAGTAAAAGAAAACTGCGACAGCTTTGGCCACGGATCATCGAGCGAAAACACCATTTTTGGTGCCGTAAAAAACGCCAAAAACCCCGATTTGGTTGGTGGTGGTTCTAGTGGTGGATCGGCAGTAAACGTGGCGTTGGATTACACGGTGTTTTCCATTGGTGGCGACACCGGTGGTTCTATTCGCCAACCAGCAGGTTACAATCACGTGTATGGTTTAAAACCTACTTACGGACGCATTTCGCGATACGGATTGATGGCTTATGCCTCGTCAACCGACTGTGTTGGCCCAATCGCGAAATCGGTTGAAGATATCCGAATTGTTTTAAATGTGATGAGTGGAAAGGACGCCAAGGACCAAACCACTTACGCTTCCGCGGAAATTTCAGAAGACAGTCTTACTTCTTCCGAAAACATAAAAACAGTGGGCTACTTTAAAAACTTTATTGAAAGTGAAGCCATCGACGATAAGGTAAAAACCGATTTTTTAGCAGCTATCGAAAAAATAAAAGCCAAAGGTATCGAGGTAAAAGCCTTAGATTTCTTTGAATCGAATACTTTGGTATCCACTTACTATACTTTGGCTATGGCCGAAACCGCTTCCAACCTTTCCCGATTGGACGGTACCAACTACGGCAACCGCATTGAAGCTGAAAATTTAAAGGAAACTTATGCTGTTACCCGTTCGGAAAACTTTTCGGAAGAAACCAAACGCAGAATTGTTGGTGGAAACCAAGTGCTTTCCCAAGGGTTTTCAGATGAAATTTACTTAAAAGGCTTAGCGCTTCGCGATGCCATTTCCAATAATTTCGAAGCGGATTTTAAAGCGGTTGATGTGATTATTTCACCCGTAACGCCAAGTACGCCACCAAAAATTGGGGATAGTCTAAAAGACCCACTGGCCATGTATTTAAGCGATGCTTATACCGTTGGGTTTAGCTTGGGGCAACTACCAACATTAACGATTCCGCAAGGCACCGAAACTGGGCTACAAATTACAGCCGCAAAAAATAACGACGAACTTGTTTTGAAGTTTGCTAACTTCTTAAAAGATACGATATAA
- the gatB/aspS gene encoding bifunctional amidotransferase subunit GatB/aspartate--tRNA ligase AspS, which translates to MDLEQLNDLLKKHELELVIGLETHVRLNTKTKLFCSCANQETETPNTNICSVCTGQMGVLPAVNKEAVKKAIYFGKAVKSTFENEVISWDRKHYEYPDNPKNIQITQFHNPIIPDGQVSCFRNDGSQFTVNLTQVHLEEDAAKLMHEKKISLVDFNKAGVPLIEIVTEPCIRHIEDASTYAQYIQRIVQNLKISEANLEKGEFKSDVSVSLRKKHTYNLNPRTEIKNLNSFKFMVEALKEEVEKQLNYYLEHKEFRPDQTTVLFDADLKQTKTMRKKEFEADYRFISEPDLPFVNIKNAVESIDVDISALPFAVERILIKGGVLPQDAKFFTADSLRSETFVAINNQLHDPSFVAKTLTNNIKPEDYSSIKNLADFIEIFSLFKDEKVTPVLAQHAIKSLLADAQFDYKTYFEENTISEEKIGAAIAKVISENEAIANDIKAGNQGKAGILVGKVIKIIGKGASGKVIREGILKQLAGDSNVSSKTETNSTNDVKLSAVEARKTTKQQEEVLPQIPIVVKDEYRTHLITDITDDNIDENVTFSGWVASVRDHGELMFIDLRDSSTEKFQVRLSRESFPNLDELVRLKPESVISVSGKIVQRKEDDYNPSLRTGKIELEATELDILNLSKTLPFEIKRATKTNENTRFQYKYLDHRNDDVRRVIVNRHKVIKLMRDILDNEDFLEIETPILSAGTDEGAREFIVPSRKQAGAFYTLPQAPQQFKQMLMVSGYEKYFQLARCFRDEDSRGDRQPEFTQLDIEMAYASMQQIIDLNTKMFNEIVEKIYGKKWILRPFEVLTYKQAMDDYGCDRPDLRFGLKLQDITEIVKDTTFQVFSKPIEEGGIVKCIKVSAEEQGKKRLSKGQIEKLTGIAQQHGLGGLAYIIVNENDLQSPIIKFLGEEIAAGIIKATNAQVGDIVFFSAADYATANKALDAVRQELGSMLRLINPKELRPAWVIDFPMFEKTDEGRWTFTHNPFSMPAVYDIEKHMNGKEEEIGSIIAQQYDLILNGYEIGGGSVRAHKPEILEATYKNMGYNKEEMLKSVGTMYKAFHYGAPPHGGIAWGVDRLMMILEKKASIREVMAFPKTGTSDDLLFGAPSLLSDKKVEEMNVKVMRK; encoded by the coding sequence ATGGACTTGGAACAATTAAACGATTTACTGAAAAAACACGAACTGGAGTTGGTCATTGGACTGGAAACCCACGTTCGATTGAATACCAAAACCAAACTGTTCTGTTCTTGTGCCAACCAGGAAACTGAAACTCCGAACACCAATATCTGTTCGGTATGTACTGGACAAATGGGTGTTTTGCCAGCCGTAAATAAAGAGGCGGTAAAAAAGGCCATTTACTTTGGAAAAGCCGTAAAATCGACTTTTGAAAATGAGGTGATTTCGTGGGACCGTAAGCATTACGAGTACCCCGATAACCCTAAAAATATTCAGATTACCCAATTCCATAACCCCATTATTCCCGATGGGCAAGTGTCGTGTTTCAGAAATGACGGTTCGCAATTTACGGTGAATTTAACGCAGGTCCATCTCGAGGAAGATGCTGCTAAATTGATGCACGAAAAGAAAATTTCGTTGGTCGATTTTAACAAAGCCGGGGTTCCCTTAATTGAAATAGTTACCGAGCCCTGCATCCGTCATATCGAAGATGCTTCAACCTATGCGCAGTACATTCAGCGTATTGTTCAAAACCTAAAAATTTCTGAAGCCAACCTTGAAAAAGGGGAATTCAAATCGGATGTTTCCGTTTCACTCCGAAAAAAACACACTTACAATTTAAATCCGCGTACCGAGATAAAAAACCTCAACTCGTTTAAATTTATGGTCGAGGCTTTAAAAGAGGAAGTTGAAAAACAACTCAACTATTATTTGGAGCACAAAGAGTTTAGACCAGACCAAACTACCGTGCTTTTTGATGCCGATTTAAAGCAGACCAAAACCATGCGTAAAAAGGAATTCGAGGCCGATTACCGTTTCATATCGGAGCCAGACCTTCCTTTTGTAAACATAAAAAATGCCGTCGAGTCGATTGATGTCGATATAAGCGCGCTGCCCTTTGCCGTAGAGCGCATCTTGATAAAAGGCGGCGTTTTACCACAGGATGCTAAGTTTTTTACGGCCGATTCGCTGCGTTCGGAAACCTTTGTTGCCATTAACAACCAACTGCACGACCCATCGTTTGTTGCCAAGACACTGACCAATAACATCAAGCCCGAAGATTATTCGAGCATTAAAAACCTAGCTGATTTTATTGAAATTTTCAGCTTGTTTAAAGATGAAAAGGTAACGCCAGTATTGGCACAACATGCTATAAAATCGTTGTTGGCCGATGCGCAATTCGACTACAAAACTTATTTTGAGGAAAACACCATTTCTGAAGAAAAAATAGGAGCGGCCATCGCCAAAGTGATTTCAGAAAACGAAGCCATTGCGAACGATATTAAAGCTGGAAACCAAGGCAAAGCCGGTATTTTAGTCGGAAAAGTGATCAAAATTATTGGCAAAGGCGCCTCTGGAAAAGTGATCCGCGAAGGTATTTTGAAGCAATTGGCTGGTGATTCTAACGTAAGCTCAAAGACCGAAACCAATAGTACCAATGATGTCAAGCTGAGCGCAGTCGAAGCTAGAAAAACCACCAAACAGCAAGAAGAAGTATTGCCTCAAATTCCTATTGTGGTAAAGGATGAATACCGCACACACCTCATCACCGATATTACTGATGACAACATTGACGAAAACGTCACCTTTTCGGGCTGGGTAGCCAGTGTGCGCGACCACGGCGAGCTCATGTTTATCGATTTACGCGATTCGAGTACCGAAAAATTCCAAGTGCGCTTAAGTCGCGAGTCGTTCCCGAATTTAGATGAATTGGTGCGATTGAAACCCGAATCGGTTATTTCGGTTTCCGGGAAAATCGTGCAACGAAAAGAAGACGATTACAACCCGAGCTTACGCACTGGAAAAATTGAATTGGAAGCCACCGAACTGGATATTTTAAACCTATCAAAAACACTTCCGTTTGAAATTAAACGTGCCACTAAAACCAACGAAAACACCCGTTTTCAGTACAAATATTTAGACCACAGAAATGACGATGTGCGCCGCGTTATTGTTAACCGCCACAAAGTCATCAAATTGATGCGCGATATTCTGGACAACGAAGATTTCCTTGAAATAGAAACCCCTATTTTAAGTGCCGGAACCGATGAAGGTGCCCGAGAATTTATCGTGCCATCGCGTAAGCAGGCCGGAGCGTTTTATACACTTCCGCAAGCCCCGCAGCAGTTTAAGCAAATGCTTATGGTGAGCGGTTACGAAAAATATTTCCAATTAGCTCGCTGTTTTAGGGATGAAGATTCTCGTGGCGACCGCCAACCGGAATTCACCCAGTTGGATATTGAGATGGCCTACGCTAGCATGCAGCAAATTATTGATTTGAACACCAAAATGTTCAATGAAATTGTTGAAAAAATTTACGGCAAAAAATGGATTTTACGTCCGTTTGAAGTGCTGACATACAAACAAGCGATGGACGATTATGGTTGCGACCGACCCGATTTACGCTTCGGTTTAAAACTGCAGGACATCACCGAAATTGTAAAGGACACCACCTTCCAGGTATTCAGCAAGCCTATTGAAGAAGGCGGTATTGTAAAATGCATTAAGGTTTCGGCCGAAGAGCAGGGCAAAAAACGCCTTTCAAAAGGACAAATTGAAAAGTTGACGGGCATTGCGCAACAGCATGGTTTGGGTGGCTTGGCTTATATTATCGTTAATGAAAACGATTTGCAATCGCCCATCATCAAGTTTTTGGGTGAGGAGATTGCCGCTGGAATCATTAAAGCCACCAACGCACAGGTGGGTGATATTGTGTTCTTTTCGGCAGCCGATTATGCCACGGCCAACAAAGCTTTGGATGCTGTTCGCCAAGAATTGGGTAGTATGTTGAGACTCATCAATCCAAAGGAATTGCGCCCTGCATGGGTGATTGATTTCCCGATGTTCGAAAAGACCGACGAGGGCCGTTGGACCTTTACCCACAACCCATTCTCGATGCCGGCCGTTTACGATATTGAAAAACACATGAACGGCAAAGAAGAGGAAATTGGAAGCATCATCGCCCAACAATACGACCTCATTTTAAACGGTTACGAAATTGGCGGCGGCTCGGTGCGTGCCCACAAACCCGAAATTTTGGAAGCCACTTACAAAAACATGGGCTACAACAAGGAAGAAATGCTAAAAAGCGTGGGCACCATGTACAAAGCTTTCCATTACGGAGCGCCACCACACGGCGGTATTGCTTGGGGCGTGGACCGATTGATGATGATCTTGGAGAAAAAAGCATCCATTCGTGAGGTCATGGCGTTTCCAAAAACGGGCACCAGCGACGATTTATTGTTTGGCGCACCATCCTTACTTTCCGATAAAAAAGTGGAAGAAATGAATGTAAAAGTGATGCGGAAGTAG
- a CDS encoding BLUF domain-containing protein, which produces MYTLTYESKAIDGLEETAINDILETARSFNTSHGITGCLIFYANRFIQILEGPREKVKELFAQIENDKRHTDVSLFSEDNISERNFPDWGMAYYTANDNSTQSELNQFKSNLIMLADLSKPTSVTAMLFWKKMKFLISDE; this is translated from the coding sequence ATGTATACTCTCACTTATGAGTCTAAAGCAATTGATGGCTTAGAGGAAACAGCGATAAATGATATTTTAGAGACAGCAAGATCATTTAATACATCTCATGGTATAACTGGTTGCCTCATTTTTTATGCCAATCGATTTATTCAAATACTTGAAGGGCCACGAGAAAAAGTAAAGGAATTGTTCGCTCAAATTGAAAACGACAAAAGACATACCGACGTTTCTCTTTTTTCAGAAGACAACATTTCGGAACGTAATTTTCCTGACTGGGGTATGGCATATTACACAGCTAATGACAACTCTACTCAATCGGAGTTGAATCAATTTAAAAGCAATTTAATCATGTTGGCAGATTTAAGTAAGCCTACAAGTGTTACTGCAATGTTGTTTTGGAAGAAAATGAAATTTTTAATTTCTGATGAATAA
- a CDS encoding DUF2911 domain-containing protein, protein MKQMKKVTTMFICVFALLLSGNAMAQKFAKLDKSPLDISYYRTSRSATPMAKVIYSRPQLNGRDLSQLAPNGKVWRTGANEAAEIKFYQDTQFGGKTVKAGTYSLYTIPGEKEWTVILSNDTDVWGAYNYNESNDELRVTAPVTSGEPVEAFSIAFDDNQMFLAWGTVRVAVPVSV, encoded by the coding sequence ATGAAACAGATGAAAAAAGTAACCACAATGTTTATCTGTGTTTTTGCTTTGCTGCTTTCCGGCAACGCTATGGCACAAAAGTTTGCAAAACTGGACAAAAGCCCGTTAGACATCAGCTATTATCGCACCAGCCGTAGCGCCACACCTATGGCGAAAGTGATTTACAGTCGCCCACAATTAAACGGCCGCGATTTAAGCCAGTTGGCCCCGAACGGTAAAGTTTGGAGAACCGGCGCCAATGAAGCCGCCGAAATTAAATTCTACCAAGACACCCAATTTGGTGGCAAAACGGTAAAAGCCGGCACATATTCGTTGTACACTATTCCAGGTGAAAAGGAATGGACTGTTATTTTAAGCAACGACACCGATGTTTGGGGCGCCTACAATTATAACGAAAGTAACGACGAACTGCGAGTGACAGCTCCCGTAACCAGCGGAGAGCCTGTAGAAGCCTTTTCAATAGCCTTTGATGACAACCAAATGTTTTTGGCTTGGGGCACGGTTAGGGTTGCTGTTCCTGTGAGTGTTTAA
- a CDS encoding DUF202 domain-containing protein — MKAPVKLKKMKLLRFGRDFKPDQEVILRDYLAIERTRLANERTLLSYIRSSLYLLLGSIALFQIKNYPNFEYLALASLVFSIIFFVIGVYRFTLLKKSLKRLYYMSESVNNGDDK, encoded by the coding sequence ATGAAAGCACCTGTAAAGTTGAAAAAAATGAAACTTCTACGTTTCGGGCGCGATTTTAAGCCCGATCAAGAAGTAATTCTGCGAGATTATTTAGCCATCGAGCGCACCCGCTTGGCCAATGAACGTACTTTGCTGTCTTACATTCGGTCGTCATTGTATTTGCTGTTGGGCAGTATTGCGCTTTTCCAGATAAAAAACTACCCCAACTTTGAGTATTTAGCCTTGGCCTCGTTAGTGTTCAGTATAATATTTTTTGTGATTGGGGTGTACCGATTTACCCTGCTAAAAAAGAGTTTAAAGCGTTTGTATTATATGTCTGAATCGGTTAATAATGGAGACGATAAATAA